One stretch of Amycolatopsis sp. NBC_00345 DNA includes these proteins:
- a CDS encoding MarR family winged helix-turn-helix transcriptional regulator: protein MSQAETTSRPGYLVKRTQQALRQSCDEQLRPIGLSMSQYAVLRALADNPGASSAELARQCFVTRQSLRDVLGGLRTAKLVTVAAEATSGRARPVTLTRSGKIHLQGAEKLIAEVEERMVDGLSATDQRRLAQLLKRCSDNLGQS, encoded by the coding sequence ATGAGTCAAGCCGAGACCACGAGCCGGCCCGGTTACCTGGTCAAGCGCACACAGCAGGCGTTGCGGCAGTCGTGCGATGAGCAGTTGCGCCCGATCGGGCTGTCGATGTCGCAGTACGCCGTGCTGCGGGCGCTCGCCGACAACCCAGGGGCGTCGTCCGCTGAGTTGGCGCGGCAGTGCTTCGTCACGCGGCAGTCGCTGCGAGACGTTCTCGGTGGGCTGCGGACGGCCAAGCTGGTGACCGTCGCGGCCGAAGCGACCAGCGGGCGGGCGCGGCCCGTGACACTCACCCGCTCCGGCAAGATCCACCTGCAAGGCGCCGAAAAGCTGATCGCCGAGGTCGAGGAACGCATGGTGGACGGCCTTTCCGCCACCGACCAGCGACGGCTCGCCCAGCTGCTCAAAAGGTGCTCGGACAACCTCGGCCAGTCCTGA
- a CDS encoding antibiotic biosynthesis monooxygenase family protein, giving the protein MPTTTIDLAAEVATLLNVFTVDPARQRELVTVLETATETVMRHQPGFISANIHASLDGTRVANYSQWSTVDAFQAMLANPECIPHLDSARALAHSDPHMYTVESIHHV; this is encoded by the coding sequence ATGCCCACCACGACGATCGACCTCGCCGCCGAGGTCGCCACCCTGCTGAACGTCTTCACCGTCGACCCGGCCCGACAGCGCGAGCTGGTGACGGTGCTGGAGACCGCCACGGAAACGGTCATGCGCCACCAGCCGGGTTTCATCTCCGCGAACATCCACGCGAGCCTCGACGGCACCCGCGTTGCCAACTACTCCCAGTGGTCCACGGTGGACGCCTTCCAGGCGATGCTGGCCAACCCGGAGTGCATTCCGCACCTGGACTCCGCCCGCGCACTCGCCCACTCGGACCCGCACATGTACACAGTCGAGTCGATCCACCACGTCTGA
- a CDS encoding SAM-dependent methyltransferase: MTEQMPVFDQGFWEELYGSQTSVWSGRPNPQLVTEAANLRPGRALDAGCGEGGDALWLASSGWRVTAVDFSATALERGAKQATSQGLDEQISWVRTDLTSWAPEEQFDLVSAQFMHLPTPERTALFARLAAAVAPGGTLLIVGHHPSDLETEAPRPQVPDMFFTAESVAATLDDGWDPVVTDARPRTAALPDGHEVSIRDAVLVARRRG; the protein is encoded by the coding sequence ATGACGGAGCAAATGCCGGTGTTCGACCAGGGATTCTGGGAAGAGCTCTACGGCTCGCAGACGTCGGTCTGGAGCGGGCGGCCCAACCCCCAGCTGGTGACCGAGGCGGCAAACCTGCGTCCGGGGCGCGCGCTGGACGCGGGCTGCGGCGAAGGCGGCGACGCACTGTGGCTCGCCTCGTCCGGCTGGCGCGTGACGGCCGTCGACTTTTCGGCCACGGCGCTGGAGCGCGGAGCCAAACAGGCGACGTCGCAGGGTCTGGACGAGCAGATCTCCTGGGTGCGGACCGATTTGACGTCGTGGGCGCCCGAGGAGCAGTTCGACCTGGTGTCGGCTCAGTTCATGCACCTGCCGACACCCGAGCGCACGGCGCTGTTCGCGCGCCTGGCGGCGGCGGTCGCCCCGGGCGGGACGCTGCTCATCGTCGGGCACCACCCGTCGGACCTGGAGACAGAGGCGCCGCGGCCGCAGGTGCCCGACATGTTCTTCACGGCGGAATCCGTCGCCGCGACGCTCGACGACGGCTGGGACCCCGTGGTCACCGACGCGCGGCCCCGGACGGCGGCTCTCCCGGACGGGCACGAAGTGTCCATTCGCGACGCTGTGCTGGTGGCCCGGCGGCGGGGCTGA
- a CDS encoding NAD(P)/FAD-dependent oxidoreductase gives MDERYDVVVVGGGAAGLSGAVALSRARRSVLVVDAGEPRNAPAGHVHNYLTREGITPADLTAAGRAEVEGYGGQVVSGTVTTARRREDGDFVLELADGRSVRARRLLVATGLVDELPDVPGVAERWGRDVLHCPYCHGWEVRDQAVGILATNPMSAHQALLWRQWTADVTLFLHTAPALDADQVKQLAARGVRVVEGEVAALEVTGDALTGVRLRSGEVVAREAMVVAPRFTARVGVLASLGLAAVEQEMGGYVVGSAVPSDANGATAVPDVWVAGNVTDFKSQVIISAGAGLNAAAALNFDLVDEDVRLALDANGPFAHETEQRVSELVAGARRHGI, from the coding sequence GTGGACGAGAGATACGACGTCGTGGTCGTCGGGGGCGGGGCGGCCGGCCTGAGCGGCGCGGTGGCGCTGTCGCGGGCGCGCCGTTCGGTGCTGGTCGTCGACGCCGGCGAGCCGCGGAACGCACCGGCCGGGCACGTGCACAACTACCTGACCCGCGAGGGCATCACGCCCGCCGACCTGACGGCGGCCGGGCGCGCGGAGGTCGAGGGCTACGGCGGCCAGGTCGTGAGCGGGACCGTCACGACCGCGCGTCGACGCGAAGACGGCGACTTCGTCCTGGAGCTGGCCGACGGCCGTTCGGTGCGCGCGCGTCGTCTCCTGGTGGCGACGGGCCTGGTCGACGAGCTGCCGGACGTGCCCGGCGTGGCCGAGCGCTGGGGACGCGACGTGCTGCACTGCCCCTACTGCCATGGCTGGGAGGTGCGTGACCAGGCCGTCGGCATCCTCGCGACGAACCCGATGTCCGCGCACCAGGCGTTGCTGTGGCGGCAGTGGACGGCGGACGTCACGCTGTTCCTGCACACCGCGCCGGCGCTCGACGCCGACCAGGTCAAGCAGCTGGCCGCGCGCGGGGTCCGCGTCGTGGAGGGCGAGGTCGCCGCGCTGGAGGTGACCGGCGACGCGCTCACCGGCGTCCGGTTGCGCTCGGGCGAGGTCGTCGCGCGGGAGGCAATGGTGGTCGCGCCGCGGTTCACCGCGCGGGTGGGCGTGCTCGCGTCGCTCGGTCTGGCGGCGGTGGAGCAGGAGATGGGCGGGTATGTGGTCGGCTCGGCCGTGCCGTCCGACGCGAATGGCGCCACGGCCGTTCCCGACGTGTGGGTGGCGGGGAACGTGACGGACTTCAAGTCGCAGGTGATCATCTCCGCGGGCGCCGGGCTGAACGCCGCCGCCGCGCTGAACTTCGACCTCGTCGACGAAGACGTGCGGCTGGCACTGGACGCGAACGGACCGTTCGCGCACGAAACCGAACAACGCGTCAGCGAGCTGGTGGCCGGTGCGAGAAGGCATGGGATCTGA
- a CDS encoding helix-turn-helix domain-containing protein → MTDDQPDFGEVLQTIGPRLRGLRRQRNATLTQLSATTGISVSTLSRLESGQRKPTLELLLPLARAHQVPLDELVDAPPTGDPRLHPRPVVRNGITIMPLTRRPGGLRAYKQIFPPHWPDQEPDLRVHDGYEWAYVLSGRLRLILGEHDFILRPGEVVEFDTHVPHWFGNPGPEPCEVLALFGPQGERFHVRARPASGS, encoded by the coding sequence ATGACCGACGACCAGCCTGACTTCGGCGAGGTACTCCAGACGATCGGCCCGCGGCTGCGCGGCCTGCGGCGACAGCGAAACGCGACGTTGACGCAGCTCTCGGCGACTACCGGGATCTCGGTCAGCACCCTGTCGCGGCTGGAGTCGGGGCAGCGGAAGCCGACCCTGGAGCTGCTGCTGCCGCTGGCCCGCGCCCACCAGGTGCCGCTCGACGAGCTCGTCGACGCGCCGCCGACGGGCGATCCGCGGCTGCACCCGCGTCCGGTCGTGCGCAACGGAATCACGATCATGCCGCTCACCCGCCGCCCCGGCGGCCTGCGCGCGTACAAGCAGATCTTCCCGCCGCACTGGCCGGACCAGGAACCGGACCTGCGAGTGCACGACGGGTACGAATGGGCCTATGTCCTTTCCGGACGGTTACGCCTCATCCTCGGCGAGCACGACTTCATCCTCCGGCCGGGTGAGGTGGTGGAGTTCGACACGCACGTTCCGCACTGGTTCGGCAATCCCGGGCCGGAGCCGTGCGAGGTGCTCGCGTTGTTCGGGCCGCAGGGTGAGCGGTTCCACGTCCGCGCCCGCCCCGCGTCAGGATCCTGA
- a CDS encoding SDR family oxidoreductase, whose protein sequence is MTTATGQLDGRHVVVLGGTSGIGFATAAAAAAEGAKVTVASSRQSSVDRALAQLPATATGRALDLADATKVRALFDELGEFDHLVYTAAEPLTLMPLDTLDVEAARSFFGLRYFGALTAVQAAVPHLRKGGSITLTSGTAGTRGGPGWGVAASICAAVEGLTRSLAVELAPLRVNAVAPGIVRSPLWQGMADADREQMYEETGAALPTGRVGEPEDVARAYVYCMTQPWATGTVQLIDGGTVLV, encoded by the coding sequence ATGACAACGGCAACTGGGCAGCTCGACGGCCGGCACGTGGTCGTCCTGGGCGGCACGTCGGGGATCGGCTTCGCGACGGCGGCCGCGGCGGCTGCCGAGGGCGCGAAAGTGACTGTCGCGTCCAGCCGGCAGTCCAGTGTGGACAGGGCGCTCGCGCAACTGCCGGCGACGGCGACGGGCCGCGCGCTCGACCTCGCCGACGCCACGAAGGTCCGTGCGCTCTTCGACGAGCTGGGCGAGTTCGACCACCTCGTCTACACCGCGGCCGAACCGCTCACGCTGATGCCGCTGGACACCCTCGACGTCGAGGCCGCCCGCAGTTTCTTCGGGCTGCGCTACTTCGGCGCGCTCACCGCCGTGCAGGCCGCGGTTCCGCACCTGCGCAAGGGCGGTTCGATCACCCTGACCAGCGGCACGGCGGGCACCCGTGGCGGCCCGGGCTGGGGCGTCGCGGCGAGCATCTGCGCGGCCGTCGAAGGGCTGACCCGCTCGCTCGCGGTTGAGCTCGCGCCGCTGCGGGTCAACGCCGTCGCCCCCGGCATCGTGCGCTCACCGCTCTGGCAGGGCATGGCCGACGCCGACCGTGAGCAGATGTACGAGGAGACGGGTGCTGCCCTGCCCACGGGCCGCGTCGGCGAGCCCGAGGACGTCGCGCGCGCCTACGTCTACTGCATGACCCAGCCGTGGGCCACCGGCACCGTCCAGCTGATCGACGGCGGCACGGTCCTGGTCTGA
- a CDS encoding TIGR03564 family F420-dependent LLM class oxidoreductase, with translation MRIGTHLIATGGVPISELRDEAAAVTARGLDSLWANQLPGGMDPLGLLLAVGDGPAELATAIVPTYPQHPIVMATSALTVQSLTGGRLTLGVGPSHATFITGQFGIPYTSPARHTREYLEVLRPLLRGEHVKYAGEFFTVDTQLAIDVATPPPVLVSALGPRMLEVARDLADGTIAVWTQPSTVADYLVPRLADGARVAAAVMTSVSTDPDGVREAVARDFGIVNDLPAYRAILDRGGLSGPADTVVTGDEKTVLRELARYREAGVTDLIVTPLGSRAERDRTLDVAAQLDR, from the coding sequence ACCCACCTCATCGCCACCGGCGGTGTCCCCATCAGCGAACTCCGGGACGAAGCGGCCGCGGTCACCGCACGCGGGCTCGACAGCCTCTGGGCCAACCAGCTGCCCGGCGGCATGGACCCACTCGGCCTGCTGCTCGCCGTCGGCGACGGCCCGGCGGAACTCGCCACCGCGATCGTGCCGACGTACCCGCAGCACCCGATCGTGATGGCGACGTCGGCGCTGACCGTCCAGTCCCTCACCGGCGGACGGCTCACGCTCGGCGTCGGGCCCAGCCACGCCACGTTCATCACCGGCCAATTCGGCATCCCGTACACCTCGCCCGCGCGCCACACGCGCGAGTACCTCGAGGTGCTCCGCCCGCTCCTGCGCGGCGAGCACGTGAAGTACGCGGGCGAGTTCTTCACCGTCGACACCCAGCTGGCCATCGACGTCGCCACGCCGCCGCCCGTGCTCGTCTCCGCGCTGGGGCCACGGATGCTGGAAGTGGCCCGCGACCTGGCCGACGGCACGATCGCGGTGTGGACCCAGCCCTCGACCGTCGCCGACTACCTCGTCCCCCGGCTGGCCGACGGCGCGCGGGTGGCCGCGGCGGTGATGACGTCGGTCAGCACGGACCCGGACGGCGTGCGCGAGGCGGTCGCCCGCGACTTCGGCATCGTCAACGACCTGCCGGCGTACCGCGCCATCCTCGACCGCGGCGGCCTGTCGGGCCCGGCGGACACCGTCGTCACCGGTGACGAGAAGACGGTGCTGCGCGAGCTGGCGCGATACCGCGAGGCCGGGGTCACCGACCTCATCGTCACGCCGCTGGGCTCACGCGCAGAGCGGGACCGGACGCTGGACGTGGCCGCGCAGCTGGACCGCTGA